Proteins encoded within one genomic window of Thermococcus sp. MV5:
- a CDS encoding glycosyltransferase family 4 protein: protein MRILIIGHYPPHKGGVATHTESLVKELRKKHEVHIITYGPIAPRKFEKEFVHQVMVPKVFGLRGILFTFLAAVKAIKLHKKFNFDIIHAHYIGTTSYAGVLAKNRLKIPLIITAHGSDLDFMSKLPLGRYFVKKSLTKSDLVITVSHYLKKRALALGANKVRVIPNAIKNLKRKNLKREYITFIGSLTPYKDPATFIKLARHFPNEKFLVVGDGPLRKELEKKAPKNVKFLGYREDIGEILSKTKLLILPSAREGFGLVVLEANSLGVPVIGRAVGGIRELIREGKNGYTFETFEELVKKVDSVLPKKKALKMGKIGNTISRRYTWKKIGRTLEERYMEFVGERYDDNNKYAKRCGLGEN from the coding sequence ATGAGGATTTTGATAATCGGCCATTATCCTCCCCACAAGGGCGGCGTTGCCACTCATACTGAGAGTCTAGTAAAAGAATTAAGAAAGAAACATGAAGTCCACATAATAACCTATGGACCAATAGCTCCCAGAAAGTTTGAGAAAGAATTCGTCCACCAAGTAATGGTTCCAAAAGTTTTCGGTTTGAGAGGTATTCTGTTCACTTTTCTTGCTGCTGTTAAGGCTATTAAACTTCATAAAAAGTTCAATTTTGATATTATTCATGCCCATTATATTGGAACCACAAGTTATGCAGGGGTACTCGCAAAAAACAGATTAAAAATTCCACTTATTATCACAGCTCACGGGAGTGATCTTGATTTCATGTCTAAGCTTCCTCTTGGAAGATATTTTGTTAAGAAAAGCTTGACAAAAAGCGATCTAGTAATAACGGTAAGTCATTATCTTAAAAAGAGGGCTTTAGCACTAGGAGCAAACAAAGTAAGAGTAATCCCCAACGCCATTAAAAACCTAAAAAGAAAAAACCTGAAAAGGGAATATATCACTTTCATTGGCAGCTTAACCCCGTATAAAGACCCTGCCACATTCATAAAACTTGCTCGACATTTTCCAAATGAGAAGTTTCTAGTTGTTGGAGACGGGCCACTAAGGAAGGAGCTTGAAAAAAAGGCACCTAAAAATGTAAAATTCTTGGGATATAGAGAAGACATTGGAGAAATCCTCTCAAAAACCAAGCTTTTAATTCTTCCTTCTGCGAGAGAAGGGTTTGGATTAGTTGTTCTCGAAGCCAATTCCCTTGGAGTACCCGTTATTGGTAGGGCTGTAGGGGGCATAAGAGAACTTATTCGAGAGGGTAAAAACGGTTATACTTTTGAGACTTTTGAGGAGCTTGTGAAAAAAGTTGATTCTGTATTGCCAAAGAAAAAAGCTTTAAAAATGGGTAAAATAGGGAACACTATCAGTAGAAGATACACTTGGAAGAAAATTGGGAGGACCCTTGAAGAGAGATATATGGAATTTGTCGGTGAGAGATATGACGATAATAATAAATATGCGAAAAGGTGTGGATTGGGAGAAAATTAA
- a CDS encoding cell wall-binding repeat-containing protein, producing the protein MMVKKGFAWLFGILLLASMVPFSQAQPTLSIVILVSDNEADSALAEDLASILNATIVVTTWGVYDTNVTAEIMTYTPDKVIIIGGPDAVPKEYETDLNELGIPYVRWYGENRYETNIEVIKYALEEYPELFVNIKIVIAHGRDLGAIKHVKGIQGKKFVIYVDKGLTNQTEIIGTLLKTKTVIILKSPLMDNETAKMIREHVRERVQNGNITEEDIGITPEMAWEAIELAINRTETAKEVLDNLTIPSATKLLELAEKEIQIAKESYNEGNYGKAYGQAIAAKAHAEAVIRLAGKEWRNVMHAKVDIQLEREVYKLEIKLKVLTKAGIDVTEISEKIEAAKNAIQAGDYESARELIEQIKNMLRNAFMQGRGKVKEINLPVGRDRGRP; encoded by the coding sequence ATGATGGTGAAAAAAGGATTTGCTTGGCTGTTTGGGATATTGCTTTTAGCCAGTATGGTACCCTTCTCACAAGCACAGCCAACACTCTCAATAGTTATACTTGTAAGTGACAACGAAGCGGACTCAGCACTTGCAGAGGATCTTGCTAGCATTTTAAATGCAACAATAGTCGTGACTACTTGGGGTGTCTATGATACAAACGTAACTGCAGAGATAATGACCTATACCCCAGACAAGGTGATAATTATTGGAGGACCCGACGCAGTTCCAAAAGAGTATGAGACAGATCTAAACGAGTTAGGAATCCCCTATGTAAGGTGGTATGGTGAGAACAGATATGAGACCAATATAGAGGTTATTAAATATGCACTAGAAGAGTATCCAGAACTATTCGTCAATATTAAGATTGTCATCGCTCATGGAAGGGATCTTGGGGCTATTAAACATGTAAAAGGTATCCAAGGAAAGAAATTTGTTATTTATGTAGATAAGGGTCTAACCAACCAAACTGAAATAATTGGAACATTACTCAAAACAAAGACCGTTATAATACTCAAGAGTCCATTAATGGACAATGAAACTGCTAAAATGATAAGAGAGCACGTGAGAGAAAGAGTTCAGAATGGGAATATAACCGAGGAGGATATTGGAATAACCCCTGAGATGGCATGGGAGGCCATAGAACTAGCAATTAACAGAACAGAGACTGCAAAAGAGGTATTAGATAATTTAACAATCCCAAGTGCCACAAAGCTTTTGGAGCTCGCCGAAAAAGAGATACAAATAGCAAAAGAGAGCTACAACGAAGGTAACTATGGGAAGGCATATGGTCAAGCAATAGCCGCTAAGGCCCACGCTGAAGCTGTTATCAGGCTAGCAGGAAAAGAATGGAGAAACGTTATGCATGCTAAAGTAGACATACAACTCGAAAGAGAAGTATACAAGCTTGAGATTAAACTCAAGGTCCTTACAAAAGCCGGAATCGACGTAACTGAAATAAGCGAAAAAATAGAAGCAGCCAAAAATGCAATCCAAGCAGGAGATTACGAGAGTGCAAGAGAGCTCATTGAACAAATCAAAAACATGCTCAGAAATGCTTTCATGCAAGGAAGAGGAAAGGTGAAAGAAATAAACCTACCAGTTGGAAGAGATAGGGGTAGGCCATAG
- the asnB gene encoding asparagine synthase (glutamine-hydrolyzing) → MCLIAGGMGKNLKIKLATMINSGKHRGSDSFGVWTNEGVLKSEDFSQINEIPDGKIGLLQCRLAMTGSKRFTQPFYNEFILVHNGEIYNYYQIRAFLENRGIEFESDVDTEVILRLLESLIEKNIPIPQAVKKIMTSLNGDYAVAFSDKKDIYLFRDPIGVRPLYYSPNGFFASEKKVLWSIGENAIPVKPGELVRISNGKIEQFKLLNVLDMKGSFFDYSNSKMSITKSLDYAIRLRGSRKIGILFSGGLDSSLITILASKYSKKITLYTAGAEGSPDLEWSRKVSEELGLKLKEYVFDLDDVRDAVPSVMFAIEEPNAMNLAIGIPLYFATKLASEDGTKILLSGQGADELFGGYAKYLTNPRIMEQDLIEMGEKNLARDDKIAMLNSVEGRFPFLDINMVKSALRVPLKYKIHNGTRKAILREVALELGLPKEVAYREKKACQYGTNAQKLLEKIAKKEGLKLSKFSEKVFNEVFEQK, encoded by the coding sequence TCTGGAAAACATAGGGGGAGCGATTCTTTTGGAGTATGGACTAATGAAGGAGTATTAAAAAGTGAAGACTTTTCCCAAATTAATGAGATTCCAGATGGTAAAATTGGCCTCTTACAGTGTCGTCTTGCAATGACTGGATCAAAACGCTTCACTCAACCTTTTTATAATGAATTTATCCTAGTTCATAATGGTGAGATTTACAATTACTACCAAATAAGGGCGTTTTTGGAAAACCGAGGGATTGAATTTGAAAGTGATGTGGATACCGAAGTTATCCTGCGCCTTTTAGAATCCCTAATTGAAAAAAATATCCCAATACCCCAAGCCGTAAAGAAGATAATGACAAGTTTAAATGGAGATTATGCAGTGGCCTTTTCAGATAAAAAAGATATTTACCTCTTCAGAGATCCCATAGGAGTCAGGCCCCTATACTATTCCCCTAATGGATTTTTTGCCTCAGAAAAGAAAGTACTATGGAGTATAGGAGAAAATGCTATTCCAGTAAAACCAGGAGAACTAGTAAGAATTTCTAATGGAAAAATTGAGCAGTTCAAACTTCTCAATGTTTTGGATATGAAGGGAAGCTTCTTTGACTACAGCAACAGTAAAATGAGCATAACCAAAAGTTTGGACTACGCAATTCGCTTAAGAGGTAGTAGGAAGATAGGAATTCTCTTTTCAGGAGGCTTAGACAGCTCGTTAATAACCATTCTCGCATCCAAGTATTCAAAGAAGATTACTCTTTACACAGCAGGGGCTGAGGGGAGTCCAGACTTAGAGTGGTCAAGGAAAGTAAGTGAGGAACTAGGTCTAAAGTTAAAAGAATATGTTTTTGACCTCGATGACGTGAGAGATGCTGTGCCTTCGGTTATGTTCGCCATAGAGGAGCCAAATGCCATGAATCTTGCAATAGGTATTCCTCTTTACTTCGCAACAAAGCTCGCAAGCGAAGATGGAACAAAAATACTCTTGAGTGGACAAGGTGCAGATGAACTTTTTGGTGGATATGCAAAATATCTCACCAATCCAAGGATTATGGAACAGGACCTAATTGAAATGGGAGAGAAAAACCTCGCAAGGGATGATAAGATCGCCATGCTTAACAGCGTGGAAGGAAGATTCCCATTTTTAGACATTAATATGGTCAAAAGTGCACTTAGAGTTCCTCTAAAATATAAGATCCACAATGGAACAAGAAAAGCCATCCTAAGAGAAGTGGCCCTTGAACTGGGACTGCCCAAAGAAGTAGCATATAGAGAGAAAAAGGCTTGCCAATATGGTACCAATGCTCAAAAACTCTTAGAGAAGATTGCCAAGAAAGAAGGACTCAAACTTTCCAAATTTTCAGAAAAAGTCTTTAATGAAGTATTTGAACAAAAATAA